A region of Candidatus Woesearchaeota archaeon DNA encodes the following proteins:
- a CDS encoding TIGR00269 family protein, producing the protein MVRLGCSVCSDKVVMSGFCKVHFLDYFEKKVEDTISRFGLLDKDDRVCVAVSGGKDSVVLLYLLNKFGYDVSALAIDEGIEGYRSETLDFLRVFCSSYGVPLVIKSFKDETGRDLDDMPSHGSMCNACGTFRRFMLNKYSQGFDKVATGHNLDDEAQAVLMNLFKAQLDLFDRQGPITRESDGFTRKIKPLYYLREKEILAFAFLKGFDVPFVECPFARLSFRSKVRDFINSAEVINPGVKDNIISTFLDLKISNDSPVVTGTCEVCSFPSEGNICRACRLKETF; encoded by the coding sequence GTGGTTAGGTTGGGTTGTTCTGTTTGTTCTGATAAAGTTGTTATGTCTGGTTTTTGTAAGGTTCATTTCTTGGATTATTTTGAGAAAAAAGTTGAAGATACTATATCTAGGTTTGGTTTGTTGGATAAGGATGATAGGGTTTGTGTGGCTGTGAGTGGTGGTAAGGACTCTGTTGTTTTATTGTATTTGTTGAATAAGTTTGGTTATGATGTTTCTGCTTTGGCTATTGATGAGGGTATTGAGGGTTATCGTTCTGAGACTTTGGATTTTCTTAGGGTTTTTTGTTCTTCTTATGGTGTTCCTTTAGTTATTAAGAGTTTTAAGGATGAGACTGGTAGGGATTTGGATGATATGCCTAGTCATGGTTCTATGTGTAATGCTTGTGGTACTTTTCGTCGTTTCATGTTGAATAAGTATTCTCAGGGTTTTGATAAGGTTGCTACTGGTCATAATTTGGATGATGAGGCTCAGGCTGTGTTGATGAATTTGTTTAAGGCTCAGTTAGATTTGTTTGATCGTCAGGGTCCTATTACTAGGGAGAGTGATGGTTTTACTAGGAAGATTAAGCCTTTGTATTATTTGCGTGAGAAAGAGATTCTTGCTTTTGCTTTTTTGAAGGGTTTTGATGTTCCTTTTGTTGAGTGTCCTTTTGCTCGTTTGAGTTTTAGGTCTAAGGTTAGGGATTTTATTAATTCTGCTGAAGTAATTAATCCTGGTGTTAAGGATAATATCATTTCTACTTTTTTGGATTTGAAGATTAGTAATGATTCTCCTGTTGTTACTGGTACTTGCGAAGTTTGTAGTTTTCCTTCCGAGGGTAATATTTGTAGGGCTTGTCGTTTAAAGGAAACTTTTTAG
- the gpmI gene encoding 2,3-bisphosphoglycerate-independent phosphoglycerate mutase, with protein sequence MVKNKVILVIRDGWGFRSSKNDNAIASSDTPNTDFLMKKYPNVLVNASGEAVGVPKGYQGNSEVGHMTIGSGRIILQSLERINNSIRDKSFFSNSEFLGAINNCKKHGSSLHIAGLLQEEGVHSHISHLFALLDLCESQNFRDVKLHLFTDGRDSPVTHSLVLVRKVKRKLVSLGFGVIVSVSGRYYAMDRDKRWDRTRKVYDCVVLGKASDFDDVESYIKLSHGAGVTDEFIVPGKLKGYAGFGKDDSFIFFNFRTDRTRQLTRAIVEPFFGGWFRCRKKVFFVGMTQYYKGMNARIAFNEQVLSGLLGGVVAGNGLKQLRISETEKYAHVTFFFNGQVEKPFRGERRILVPSPRVATYDLKPEMSAFEVTSSLVREIDRQEFDFVVVNLVNGDMVGHTGVVSAIKKGVEAVDSCVGSIVSHGLKNGYDLLILADHGNAEDQTPAWRTSHTVNPVPFIFVSDNPDFKNVKLLKGKGLRDVAPTVLSLLGLPKPDEMTGESIIKF encoded by the coding sequence ATGGTTAAGAATAAGGTTATTCTTGTTATTAGGGATGGTTGGGGTTTTCGTTCTTCTAAGAATGATAATGCGATTGCTTCTTCTGATACGCCTAATACTGATTTCTTGATGAAGAAATATCCTAATGTTTTGGTTAATGCTAGTGGTGAAGCTGTTGGTGTTCCTAAGGGTTATCAGGGTAATTCTGAGGTTGGTCATATGACTATTGGTTCTGGTAGGATTATTTTGCAGTCTTTGGAGCGTATTAATAATAGTATTAGGGATAAGAGTTTTTTTAGTAATTCTGAGTTTTTGGGTGCTATTAATAATTGTAAGAAGCATGGTTCGTCTTTGCACATCGCGGGTTTGCTTCAGGAGGAAGGTGTTCATAGTCATATTAGTCATTTGTTTGCTTTGCTTGATTTGTGTGAGTCTCAGAATTTTAGGGATGTGAAGCTTCATTTGTTTACTGATGGTAGGGATTCTCCTGTTACTCATAGTTTGGTTCTTGTTAGGAAGGTTAAGCGTAAGCTTGTTTCTTTGGGTTTTGGTGTGATTGTTAGTGTTTCTGGTAGGTATTACGCGATGGATCGTGATAAGCGTTGGGATCGTACTCGTAAGGTTTATGATTGTGTTGTTCTTGGTAAGGCTTCGGATTTTGATGATGTTGAGTCTTATATTAAGTTAAGTCATGGTGCAGGGGTTACTGATGAATTCATTGTTCCTGGGAAGCTTAAGGGTTACGCGGGTTTTGGGAAAGATGATTCTTTTATTTTTTTTAATTTTAGGACTGATAGGACTCGTCAATTAACTAGGGCTATTGTTGAGCCTTTTTTTGGTGGTTGGTTTAGGTGTAGGAAAAAGGTTTTTTTTGTTGGTATGACTCAGTATTATAAGGGTATGAATGCTAGGATTGCTTTTAATGAGCAAGTTCTTAGTGGTCTTCTTGGGGGTGTTGTTGCTGGTAATGGTTTGAAGCAGTTGAGAATTTCTGAGACTGAGAAGTATGCTCATGTTACTTTCTTTTTTAATGGTCAGGTTGAGAAGCCTTTTAGGGGTGAGCGTAGAATTCTTGTTCCTTCTCCTAGGGTTGCTACTTATGATTTGAAGCCTGAGATGAGTGCTTTTGAGGTTACTTCTTCTTTGGTTAGGGAGATTGATAGGCAAGAGTTTGATTTCGTTGTTGTTAATCTTGTTAATGGTGACATGGTTGGTCATACCGGCGTTGTTAGTGCTATTAAAAAAGGTGTTGAGGCTGTTGATTCTTGTGTTGGTAGCATTGTTAGTCATGGTTTAAAGAATGGTTATGATTTGTTGATTCTTGCTGATCATGGTAACGCGGAGGATCAGACTCCTGCTTGGCGTACTAGTCATACTGTTAATCCTGTTCCTTTTATTTTTGTTTCTGATAATCCTGATTTTAAGAACGTGAAGTTGCTTAAGGGTAAGGGTTTGCGTGATGTTGCGCCTACTGTTCTTTCCCTTCTTGGTTTGCCTAAGCCTGATGAGATGACTGGTGAAAGCATTATTAAGTTCTAA
- the amrB gene encoding AmmeMemoRadiSam system protein B, whose protein sequence is MRKNKLAGIYYAGAPTLINNQIKKAFLSEKGPGDLPTKPNSKTHVKGAIVPLFSYDISGPCAAWSYKQIAEEKMPDVFIIIGHSSQESGIAMEPYETPYGIIRTDQALAREIIKKGNIKHKEPIFDRDEFIESQLPFLQYIYDSNIEKIKILPILISHDVELKKLAVDIKETLLETNKTATIIVPTNMTSYGANHSYIPFEKDAHKKVYELDQGALDLIQQNQPLDYLKYVDEKGMNTNNYLGITLLMLILKPRKSLLEQYYTTADLNNDTKNFISFASLVFK, encoded by the coding sequence ATGAGAAAAAACAAGTTAGCAGGTATTTACTACGCGGGAGCACCCACACTTATCAATAATCAAATAAAAAAAGCGTTCTTATCAGAAAAAGGACCGGGGGACTTACCAACAAAACCAAATTCTAAGACGCACGTAAAAGGAGCAATCGTGCCTTTATTCTCATATGACATAAGCGGTCCTTGCGCGGCTTGGTCATACAAACAAATAGCAGAAGAAAAAATGCCTGACGTATTCATAATAATAGGACATTCAAGTCAAGAATCAGGCATAGCTATGGAACCATACGAAACACCCTACGGAATAATAAGAACGGATCAAGCATTAGCAAGAGAAATAATAAAAAAAGGAAACATAAAACACAAAGAACCAATCTTTGACAGAGACGAATTCATCGAATCACAACTACCTTTCTTACAATACATATACGACTCGAACATAGAAAAAATAAAAATACTACCAATACTAATAAGTCACGACGTAGAACTAAAAAAATTAGCAGTAGACATAAAAGAAACACTGCTAGAAACAAACAAGACCGCGACTATAATAGTGCCAACGAATATGACTAGTTACGGAGCGAACCACTCATACATACCATTCGAGAAAGACGCACACAAAAAAGTTTACGAATTAGACCAAGGAGCCTTAGACTTAATACAACAAAACCAACCATTAGACTACCTAAAATACGTAGATGAAAAAGGAATGAACACAAACAATTACTTAGGAATAACACTTCTAATGCTAATACTTAAACCAAGAAAATCATTACTAGAACAATACTACACAACAGCTGACTTAAACAATGACACAAAGAACTTTATAAGCTTCGCAAGCCTAGTATTCAAATAA
- a CDS encoding GNAT family N-acetyltransferase — MKQIKTKRLILRPLKDSDAQKLSKIGNNKKIWLNLTDNFPHPYTLKDAQKWIKINKEKESTENFAITINKELIGMIGYEKIKEHVVSIGYWIGEPYWGKGYVTEALKEFLEHLFKNPNIIRIEAKVFSYNLASCRVLEKQGFTKEGLLRKREKKANKYVDEWIYALIKEQKKTKH, encoded by the coding sequence ATGAAACAAATAAAAACAAAAAGACTAATTCTAAGACCATTAAAAGATTCAGACGCACAAAAACTTTCAAAAATCGGGAACAACAAAAAAATATGGTTAAATCTCACAGATAACTTTCCACACCCCTATACCCTAAAAGACGCACAAAAATGGATTAAAATAAACAAAGAAAAAGAATCAACAGAAAACTTCGCCATAACTATTAATAAAGAATTAATAGGGATGATAGGATACGAAAAAATAAAAGAACACGTAGTAAGCATAGGTTATTGGATAGGCGAACCATATTGGGGCAAAGGATATGTCACAGAAGCTCTCAAAGAATTCCTAGAACACTTATTTAAAAATCCTAACATTATAAGAATAGAAGCAAAAGTGTTCTCATATAATCTTGCATCCTGCAGAGTTCTTGAAAAACAAGGATTCACAAAAGAAGGATTACTAAGAAAACGAGAAAAAAAAGCTAATAAATACGTAGACGAATGGATTTACGCCCTAATAAAAGAACAAAAAAAAACAAAACACTAA
- a CDS encoding lytic transglycosylase domain-containing protein, which produces MRKKNLVKVLALSSLLTSLSICSSKYVSLGSVISDTFSSRKIEASSLEAICEPNVDSLRNVVYSSDFVWDDDAYSNYKYLVDDTVFGGYSLASSSFNRIHVLTKKGSDISDEINILGRSDFADLLGVRVGEVGSANDLFGNLQLFGELYARIAREEGVDRRLLLAVASVESRFNPYAISRADCLGLNQLSPYVYLDSNPFVHEDNVRESAKYLRSLQRRFGNDTLALTAYNRGPSALSRVINDANSEGFFSADDIINFEKNGRFVLPKESREYADKVFMYKELIRLYHPNNGESNFLALYRSLEKQRQDRIDNI; this is translated from the coding sequence ATGAGAAAAAAGAATTTGGTTAAGGTGTTGGCTTTAAGTAGTCTTTTGACTTCTCTTAGTATTTGTAGTTCTAAGTATGTGTCTCTTGGTTCTGTTATTTCTGATACTTTTTCTTCTAGAAAAATTGAGGCTTCTAGTTTAGAAGCTATTTGTGAGCCTAATGTTGATTCTTTGAGGAACGTTGTTTATTCTTCTGATTTTGTTTGGGATGATGATGCTTATTCTAATTATAAGTACTTGGTTGATGATACTGTTTTTGGGGGTTATTCTTTGGCTAGTAGTTCTTTTAATAGGATTCATGTTTTGACTAAGAAAGGTAGTGATATTTCTGATGAGATTAATATTTTGGGAAGGAGTGATTTTGCTGATTTGTTAGGTGTTAGGGTTGGCGAGGTTGGTTCTGCGAATGATCTTTTTGGTAATCTTCAGTTATTTGGTGAGTTGTATGCCAGGATTGCTAGGGAGGAGGGTGTTGATAGGCGTTTGCTTTTAGCTGTTGCTAGTGTTGAGTCTCGTTTTAATCCTTATGCTATTTCTAGGGCTGATTGTTTAGGTCTTAATCAGTTGAGTCCTTATGTTTATTTGGATTCTAATCCTTTTGTTCATGAGGATAATGTTCGTGAGTCTGCTAAGTATTTGAGGAGTCTTCAGCGCAGGTTTGGTAATGATACTTTGGCTTTGACTGCTTATAATAGGGGGCCTAGTGCGCTTAGCAGAGTTATTAATGATGCTAATTCTGAGGGTTTTTTTAGTGCTGATGATATTATTAATTTTGAGAAGAATGGTAGATTTGTTTTGCCTAAGGAGTCTAGGGAGTATGCTGATAAGGTTTTTATGTATAAGGAATTAATTAGGTTGTATCATCCTAATAATGGTGAGTCTAATTTTTTGGCTTTGTATCGTTCTTTGGAGAAGCAACGCCAGGATAGAATTGATAATATTTAA
- a CDS encoding 1-acyl-sn-glycerol-3-phosphate acyltransferase, producing MSNKNRRRNTLCLALSKTFAWPLIKTTSFKEYEVPKETKELIKRQNQKKDCALFFAGPHRSMWETVGIPYTITKYDGDTPFALMGNNLIKKETGIKEAILKYVIERSGIIWVEREKNPKAAIQKIIQTTETILSKNRNIMLFPEGTRSRDGLVKDFKPSILQGAINASKNTDVYIIPINVDYSKLLEINEFAKNSGTYTFTVKDLNQWKTTHLGEIYISFDKPILISPDTNRKIIAYETRKKCLDLVKIQPINIVSTAITRLNQQQEPLKKTNIEQTIEIIMKELEPHQEKYRGFKEYTEPNKIIKLTKQEIKPELITQHQIYANYIAHYF from the coding sequence ATGAGCAACAAAAACAGAAGAAGAAACACATTGTGCTTAGCACTATCAAAAACATTCGCGTGGCCCTTAATTAAAACAACATCATTCAAAGAATACGAAGTTCCAAAAGAAACAAAAGAACTAATAAAACGCCAAAACCAAAAAAAAGACTGCGCACTATTCTTTGCAGGACCACACAGAAGCATGTGGGAAACAGTAGGAATACCCTACACGATAACAAAATACGACGGAGACACACCCTTCGCGTTAATGGGAAACAACCTAATAAAAAAAGAAACAGGAATAAAAGAAGCCATCCTGAAATACGTAATAGAACGATCAGGAATAATATGGGTGGAAAGAGAAAAAAATCCTAAAGCAGCAATACAAAAAATAATACAAACAACAGAAACAATACTAAGCAAAAACAGAAACATAATGCTATTCCCAGAAGGAACAAGAAGCAGAGACGGACTAGTAAAAGATTTCAAACCATCAATATTACAAGGAGCAATAAACGCATCAAAAAACACAGACGTATACATAATACCTATCAACGTTGATTACTCAAAACTACTAGAAATAAATGAATTCGCAAAAAACTCAGGAACATACACATTCACAGTAAAAGACCTAAACCAATGGAAAACAACTCACCTAGGAGAAATATACATATCATTCGACAAACCAATACTAATAAGTCCCGACACAAACAGAAAAATAATAGCATATGAAACAAGAAAAAAGTGCTTGGACCTAGTAAAAATACAACCAATAAACATAGTATCAACAGCAATAACAAGACTAAACCAACAACAAGAACCACTAAAAAAAACAAACATAGAACAAACAATAGAAATAATCATGAAAGAACTCGAACCACACCAAGAAAAATACAGAGGATTCAAAGAATACACAGAACCAAACAAAATAATAAAATTAACCAAACAAGAAATAAAACCAGAACTAATAACACAACACCAAATATACGCGAATTACATAGCACACTACTTCTAA
- a CDS encoding NUDIX hydrolase codes for MKTTTNAFIFHKNKLLLILHKKANIWMHPGGHVEENETITKAIHREIKEETNLDIKILNKEKEPDKPFMIWTHKKNNEEIQRIEYIAEPTNPKEIKIQEEEILNYKWITKKELQEIKTIPRIKELAIKSFEEYEEIKKQSK; via the coding sequence ATGAAAACAACAACGAACGCATTCATATTCCACAAAAACAAACTATTGCTAATACTACACAAAAAAGCAAATATATGGATGCATCCAGGCGGACACGTAGAAGAAAACGAAACAATAACAAAAGCAATACACAGAGAAATCAAAGAAGAAACCAACCTAGACATAAAAATATTAAACAAAGAAAAAGAACCTGACAAACCATTCATGATTTGGACACACAAAAAAAACAACGAAGAAATACAAAGAATAGAATACATAGCAGAACCAACAAATCCAAAAGAAATAAAAATACAAGAAGAAGAAATACTAAATTATAAGTGGATAACAAAGAAAGAATTACAAGAAATAAAAACAATACCAAGAATAAAAGAACTAGCAATAAAATCATTTGAAGAATACGAAGAAATAAAAAAACAATCAAAATGA
- a CDS encoding helix-turn-helix domain-containing protein has protein sequence MLTKKEYEILELRSKQKLTQTEIANKLKISQAAVSKFERSAHKKIREAQKILNITQKLKIKLEDEL, from the coding sequence TTGTTAACGAAAAAAGAATATGAAATTCTAGAACTTAGAAGTAAGCAAAAGCTTACTCAAACCGAGATAGCTAACAAACTAAAAATTTCTCAAGCAGCCGTCTCAAAATTCGAAAGAAGCGCACACAAAAAAATCAGAGAAGCACAAAAAATCCTAAACATCACCCAGAAACTAAAAATCAAACTAGAGGACGAACTATAA
- a CDS encoding MoaD/ThiS family protein, which produces MKVFVERDKSWKELEFSGTYESLLELLGVNSEEVLVIKNNELVSLDEVCEGDDELKLLSVVSGG; this is translated from the coding sequence ATGAAGGTTTTTGTTGAGCGAGATAAGTCTTGGAAGGAGTTAGAATTTAGTGGTACTTATGAGTCTTTGTTAGAGTTGTTAGGCGTTAATTCTGAGGAAGTCTTAGTTATTAAGAATAATGAGCTTGTGTCTTTGGATGAGGTTTGTGAAGGTGATGATGAGCTTAAGTTGTTAAGTGTGGTTTCTGGTGGTTAG